The proteins below are encoded in one region of Sphaerodactylus townsendi isolate TG3544 linkage group LG06, MPM_Stown_v2.3, whole genome shotgun sequence:
- the NOL12 gene encoding nucleolar protein 12, which produces MGRKNKKNRRDGASSQLRRVITFDEESRREYLTGFHKRKVERRKIAVEEIKRKLKEEQQKMKEERHKEYMKMLKEREEALDEADQLECMVTSQQELVSYDHPNHTVTVTTVSNLDLSGAHLLGLDAQEEDTEPKGDDVSKSTCTLPKKSRDPFLSQRISSLTASLHTRSQKKTKGKQPRHSHGVKKRAQKPSTGRTSKSQRRKMTGKCWRVKD; this is translated from the exons ATGGGtcgaaaaaacaaaaagaatcgcCGAGATGGAGCCTCCTCGCAGCTGCGGCGAGTAATTACCTTCGACGAGGAGAGTCGCCG GGAATACTTGACAGGATTCCACAAGCGGAAGGTTGAGAGGAGGAAAATAGCTGTGGAGGAGATAAAGCGCAAACTGAAGGAGGAGCAACAGAAGATGAAGGAAGAG CGCCACAAGGAATACATGAAGATGctgaaggagagagaggaagccTTAG ATGAGGCTGACCAATTGGAGTGTATGGTGACCTCACAGCAGGAGTTGGTGAGCTATGATCACCCAAACCACACAGTTACTGTAACTACGGTCAGTAACCTGGACCTCTCGGGAGCGCATCTGTTAGGGTTGGATGCTCAAGAG GAAGATACTGAGCCGAAAGGAGATGATGTCTCAAAATCTACGTGCACGTTGCCTAAGAAATCTAGAGACCCTTTCCTGTCTCAGAG GATCTCTTCACTCACTGCCTCACTTCATACTCGTAGTCAGAAAAAGACTAAAGGCAAGCAGCCCAGGCACAGTCATGGAGTGAAGAAGAGAGCCCAGAAACCAAGCACAGGCCGAACCAGCAAATCCCAGCGTCGAAAAATGACGGGCAAATGTTGGCGTGTTAAGGACTGA